The segment CCCTGGCCATGATCGATAAAAACGGTATTCCCATTAAAAAAGTAATTGCCGGTTTCAATCACTGTTCCCTTGGCGGGTGCTTTAATCGGTGTGCCTTTCGGCGCAGCGATATCCAGACCACTGTGCGGCTTGCGCGCTTGTTTATTGAAGAATCGGCGCAGGCCAAACGGGCTGCTAATGCGGCCTTGCACAGGCAGTGTCAAACCTGTTTCTACATCGTCAGTGTCGCGCCAGAACTTTAACGCCTCGTTGATGAAGGAACGTTCTTTCTCAATGCGTTCAAGGTCTTGGGCGTTTGGATTGACCATTCGTTTGTTCTTAACGGTGAGGTGTTGCTCCTTGTATTTCTTGGCTGCAACCCGGAAGTTGGCCTGGGCCTTTAACCCCCCAGTCTCGATACGGAGCGTATGCTCTCCTGGCTCGGCGGTCAGAGGGATGCCGACGATGGCGTACCACTGGTTTTGCGATTTCAACACCATCACCGGTTTTTCTTCGTAATAGGCTCGTGGGCTGGAGGCCGCGTTGTTCGGCAAGGTGATGATGGCGATGCCACCGGGGACTGGGCTGGATTGGGGGAGACGGGCAAATACAGGTTGAAGCGTCAGGAGTAGGGACAGAGCCAATACAATTCTATTCAAGTTGCGTTTCCTCCACTTTTGCAATGAGAGTTCCGTGGCCCAGGCGCGCTTTTATCCGCGTTCCGGTCGGCGCGGTGTCAATATGTTGTACGAGTTGCTGGTTATCGTCGCGGGTAATGATGGCATAACCCCGTTGTAGCGTGGCCAATGGGCTGATGGTATCGAGACTATGCGCCAATTTACCGAGAGCCGTGTGCTGGTTATGCAAGATCTGTTTCATTGTGCGGCGCAGCTGTTCTGCTGAGGTCTCAAATCGCTGGCTATGGCGCATGAACTGCGCGCGTGGGTTGTGCTGCTGCAATTGCGCCTGCCTGGATAGTACGATCAAGCCCTTTTGTTTGAGACTACGTTGTAAGGCCTGGGCCAGGCGAAGCTCCAGTTCGTCGGTTTTTTGCGCCTTTTCTTCCAGCGTTTGTGATGGATGTTTCAATCGGGCGCTAAGCCACTTGAGTTCCTTCGTCAGCTGCCCAATTCGGTTATGGGTCAGCATTCGGTTTCTTCTATCCAACTGCTCGACAAGTTGACGTAATGCTTGTTGCTCTGGAACAGCAAGTTCTGCAGCGGCAGATGGCGTCGGTGCGCGCTGGTCGGCGACAAAGTCGGCAATCGTGAAATCGATCTCGTGCCCAACGCCACTGATAACAGGAATCGCCGACGAGTATACGGCGCGTGCGACGATCTCCTCGTTAAATGGCCACAAATCTTCCAAGGAACCGCCGCCACGTGTCAGTATTAAGACGTCACATTCTCCGCGACTATTTGCCTTGGCTAGCATGCTGGCAATTTTTTGCGCGGCACCTTCGCCCTGTACCGGGACCGGATAGATAACGACGGACACATGTGGGGCTCTACGTTGTAGTACGCTCAAGATATCGCGTATCGCTGCGCCAGTGGGCGAAGTGATGACACCTATTGTCTGTGGATGAGCGGGTAGTGCTTGTTTTGCAGAAAGCTCAAATAAACCTTCCGCCTGTAGACGTGCTTTGAGACGTTCGAATTCCCGCTGTAGCGCACCGGCGCCGGCTTCTTCCATATCTTCGACGATGAGTTGGTAGTCCCCACGCGGCTCATACAGACTTACCTGCGCACGAACCATCACTTCCATTCCGTTCTGGGGGCGCAAACTCAAGTGGCGATTGCGCGGTTTGAACATCGCTGCGCGCACCTGCGCCTTATCGTCCTTGAGCGTGAAATACCAATGCCCCGAACTTGGGATGGCAAGGTTGGAGATTTCACCCTGTATCCACATGAGTGGGAAGGCCTTGGCCAGCATGGATCTTACATCTCTGTTCAGATCTGAGACGGAATATATAGTGCGGTTCTGGGATGTGTCGCTTTGCATATCACTCACTGGAAATGAAAACGCCGCCCAGATGGCGGCGTTTTTAAATTAGATACCGTATTGGTTTAGAACAACCAAGGTCCGGCGTTTTGCTGGTCGGCAGCCTGCTTTTGGCCAAGTTCACCTTCAGATTTTGCCTTCTTCAGCAATTTTGTTGCTTGTGCGTAATCGCCATCTTCCTTTGCTTGCGCAGCTTTCTTCAGGAATTTGTCGCTATCACGCCATTCATGCCCCGACTTCTTTGCAGCCTTTACGGCGGCTGCAGCGTCTGCTTCCAGCGCATCGAATTCCGGTCCACCACCGGTGATAGCACATCCTGTAGCCAATAAAACAGCAAACAACAACGATAGTTTCTTCATAGTCCACTCCTGCTAGCGATTATTAATCTAATTGGAATTACTTATAAATTATCAAATTGTCTTTATTGTTTAATACGATAGTACTAAATTCCCATAGGCTACCGGTTTACCGCAGTCAGGTCAAACGGTATAATCCCGCGCTTATTTTTTAACCAGAGATCCTCCTCATGCTGCGTATCGAGCAAGAAGCCCTTACATTCGACGATGTTTTACTGATTCCGGCTCATTCGACAGTCCTGCCCAAGGAAGTCAATTTAAAGACCCGGTTAACTCGCGAAATCGAGCTGAATATCCCACTGGTCTCTGCAGCGATGGATACCGTCACTGAAGCGAGACTGGCAATAGCCATGGCACAGGAAGGTGGCATTGGCATCATCCACAAGAATATGACTGGGGAACAACAGGCCGCACAGGTGCGCATGGTAAAAAAATATGAGAGCGGGGTAATCAAAGAACCGATTACGGTAACTCCCGATACCAGTATCCAGGAAGTGATAGACATTACACGTGTTCATAATATTTCCGGCGTGCCGGTCGTTGATCAGGGCAATAATCTGGTCGGTATCGTCACCAGTCGTGATTTACGCTTTGAAACCAATATGGTCAATCCGGTGTCGAGCATCATGACGCCCAAAGACAGGCTGGTCACGGTCCAACAAGGGGCATCAACAGACGAAGTACTCGGGCTGCTACACAAACATCGAATTGAAAAGGTACTGGTGGTAAATCGCAGTTTTCAACTGAGTGGCATGATTACGGTCAAAGATATCCAGAAATCCTCCGACTTTCCCAATGCATGTAAAGATGATCAGGGTCGTTTACGTGTTGGCGCTGCGGTTGGAACCGGTGCTGGGACTGAGGAACGTATCGCCGCTCTTGTCGAGGCTGGTGTCGATGTCGTTGTAGTAGACACGGCGCATGGTCATTCTCAGGGCGTACTTGATCGCGTTGCCTGGACGAAGAAGAATTTCCCTCAATTGCAGGTGATAGGTGGCAATATTGCCACAGCGGCGGCGGCCAAGGCTTTGGCCGATGCAGGTGCTGACGCGGTAAAAGTCGGTATTGGTCCTGGCTCCATCTGTACGACGCGTATTGTGACTGGCGTTGGTGTACCACAAATTTCAGCGGTAGCGAATGTCGCAGCAGCTTTGCACGGTACGGGTATTCCACTCATTGCCGATGGCGGTGTGCGTTTTTCCGGTGACCTTGCCAAGGCCTTGGTTGCCGGCGCGTATTCAGTGATGGTAGGTAGCATGTTGGCCGGTACGGAAGAGGCACCAGGCGAAGTCGAACTCTATCAGGGGCGTTCATATAAATCTTATCGTGGCATGGGTTCTCTAGGAGCGATGGCGCAGGCTCAGGGCTCCAGCGATCGCTACTTTCAGGACAGTAACCAGGGCGTTGAAAAACTGGTTCCCGAAGGCATCGAAGGGCGCGTACCTTACAAAGGCAGCATGTCAGCCATTGTTCTTCAATTGATGGGCGGTATTCGAGCATCGATGGGTTATACTGGTTGCGCGACTATCGATGAGATGCGCACCAAACCGCAATTTGTTCGTGTCAGCAATGCCGGTATGCGTGAAAGCCATGTGCATGACGTCGCGATTACCAAGGAAGCGCCTAACTATCGCGTCGACTAAAATAATCTGGAGAATTCGGTCTTGAAAAAAGCAGGTAGTCTGGAGCGGGTTCTCGAGGATCTTCTGTTCAGAAGTCGCTGGATACTGGCGCCTTTTTATGGCGTGCTGGTCGTCACCATCGGTATGCTTCTGGTCAAGTTTTTCCAGGAATTCATCACGTTCATTCCGCAATTACTCGAAGCGGATTTTCGTACCGTTATTTTAAAGATTCTGGTGTTAGTCGATCTAACTCTGGTATCGAACCTATTATTGATTATCGTGTTTAGCGGTTACGAAATTTTTGTGTCGAAAATCGACACTGCCGGTCATGAAGACAGGCCGAAATGGATGGGCAAGGTCGATTTCTCGGAACTGAAGATTAAGCTATTCGGTTCTATCGTCGCCATTTCTGGAATCGAACTGCTTAAAGCATTTATGCTTATGGAAAAACAGGATAACTATGAGTATGTCGGGTGGTTAGTCGGTATTCATTTGACCTTTGTCGTTTCAGGCTTGTTGTTTACCTATATGGAAAAGGTTGCAGCGACAACGAAAAAGTTGGAATGTGAAGCCGAGTCTATACTCAATCATGATCACAACTCGGGTGAAAAGGAAAAGCATTAACAGAATATAGTGCAGTGGTGTGTCACGTGGAGTAGGCGACAAGGCCTATGAAACTCGCTGTGAATACATCCCTGTCGCCTACGGTTTCATAGGCCTTGTCGCCTACTCCACGTGACGGGCGAGATAGCAGTTTTTTTCTAAGAGTGAAGTTTATGCACGCTGATATTCATGCCCACAAAATTTTGATCCTGGACTTCGGTTCTCAATATACCCAGTTGATCGCACGTCGTGTCCGCGAAATCGGTGTGTATTGCGAAATCTATCCCTACGACGTAGATGACGCCGATGTCGCATCTTTCGGTGCAAAAGGGATTATCCTTTCCGGTGGCCCTGAATCAGTACACGGCGATTTTGCACCCAAGGCACCGCAAGCGGTATTCGATAGCGGCGTGCCGGTGCTCGGGATTTGTTATGGCATGCAGACCATGGCCGCACAACTCGGCGGAAAAGTTGAAGCCTCGGATGAACGTGAATTTGGCTACGCGCAGGTACGCGCGCGCGGTCACACCAAGCTATTAAAAGACATTGAAGACCACACCACCGAGGAAGGCTATGGCATGCTCGATGTGTGGATGAGTCATGGCGACAAGGTTACCCAGTTGCCCGACGGTTTCAAACTCATGGCCAGTACCGAGAGTGCACCGATTGCCGCTATGGCCGATGAGTCACGTGATTACTACGCAGTTCAGTTCCATCCCGAAGTTACACATACCCGTCAGGGCGGTCGCATACTGGAACGTTTCGTTGTCGGCATCTGCGCGTGTGAAACGTTATGGACGGCAGACAATATTATCGACGATAGCATCGAAAACGTGCGCAAGTCAGTCGGTGACGATGAAGTGATACTCGGTCTGTCGGGTGGTGTGGATTCATCTGTTGTTGCTGCGCTATTGCATCGTGCTATTGGCGATAAGCTGACCTGCGTATTCGTCGACAACGGTCTACTTCGGTATCAGGAAGGTGATCAAGTCATGAACACCTTCGCCAAGCACATGGGTGTCAAAGTCATCCGTGTCGACGCAGAAGATCGTTTTCTTTCCGCATTAAAAGGCGAGGAAGACCCGGAGAAAAAGCGCAAGATCATCGGTAATCTGTTCGTGGAAATCTTCGACGAAGAGGCAAACAAACTTTCGAATGCCAAGTGGCTAGCACAAGGCACGATATATCCCGATGTCATCGAATCTGCTGGATCCAAGACCGGCAAAGCACACGTCATCAAGTCACACCACAACGTGGGTGGACTGCCTGAGCACATGAATCTGAAACTGGTCGAGCCGTTGCGTGAATTGTTTAAAGACGAGGTGCGTAAACTCGGCGTTGAACTCGGTTTGCCATACGACATGGTTTACCGTCATCCCTTTCCTGGCCCAGGTTTAGGTGTGCGCATACTCGGTGAAGTTAAAAAGGAATATGCGGATCTATTACGTCTAGCTGACCACATCTTTATCGAAGAACTTCGTAAACACGACTTGTATGACAAGACCTCGCAAGCCTTTGCGGTGTTTCTGCCAGTAAAATCGGTTGGCGTCATGGGTGATGGTCGCTGTTACGATTATGTAATCGCCTTGCGTGCAGTCGAAACCATCGATTTCATGACGGCGATCTGGGCGCGTCTGCCATATGATTTTCTGGACCACTGTTCGCGTCGTATTATTAATGAGATCAAGGGTATCTCGCGCGTGGTGTATGATATTTCCGGTAAACCGCCGGCGACGATTGAGTGGGAATGATTTGTCGCGATGTCTGCTGACCTTGACCAGAAATGGATGCAATATGCCTTAGAGCTGGCGAGCCGGGCAGAGCAACAGGGTGAAGTGCCGGTAGGCGCCGTCATCGTCGCCAACGATCAGGTCCTGGGTGAGGGATGGAACCAATCGATCTCGCTCAATGATCCCACCGCGCATGCGGAAGTTATCGCCCTGCGCTCGGCAGCGCAACAGATACAGAATTATCGCTTACCGGCGGAGAGTACGCTGTATGTGAGCCTGGAGCCCTGCCCCATGTGTGCCGGTGCGATGGTCCACGCGCGTATCGGGCGTCTTGTGTATGGTGCTTCTGATCCGCGGACAGGCGCGGCAGGTTCGGTGTTTCAAATCGCCTCAAACGAAAAACTGAATCACCGTATGGAGGTTCAATCTGGCGTTTTGGAAGCCGAATGCGCGTCGTTATTGCGTGACTTTTTTCGGGTACGCAGGAATTCATCCTCTCCCTCTAATTGAACTCTTCGCCATGTGATCTCAAAAGATCATAGGGGTATGGTGTTTACGCCGTGGACAACGGGCGCAAATTCTTACATCATAGTCGCCCGAATTGCGTTCAGGATACCGCCTATGGAAACACTTAGTTTCGAAGAAGCCCGTGTCATCGGAGTGCTCATCGAAAAAGAAAAGACCACCCCCGACGTCTACCCCATGTCCCTGAATGGTTTAACCACCGCCTGCAATCAAAAAAGCAATCGCGAACCCGTCGTCAATTTTAGCGAAACACAGGTACAACAAATCCTCGATGGTTTGATTGCCAGACGACTTGTCCTCGAGGAGAGCGGACGGGGCAGTCGCGTCATAAAATACAAACATCGCTTTGCCAATTCCGAATTCGGCGAATTGCGTCTCTCCGATCAGGAGTTGGGTATATTAACCGTTATGTTTTTGCGAGGCCCACAGACCCCCGGTGAATTGCGCAGCCGTACCAATCGCCTGTGTACGTTTAGCGACGTCAGCCAGGTAGAACAAGTGCTCAACCAGTTAATACGTCGCGATGACGGCCCTTTCGTGATGCGCATGGAACGTGAACCCGGACGCAGAGAAAGTCGTTATGCGCATTTGTTTAGTGGAGACAAAATCGCGCCATCGAAAAATACCTACGCCAGTGTTGACCACGAAATGAATCTTGAAGAGCGCGTGTTTGCATTGGAACAACGACTGGCTGAGTTAGAGGATCGTCTGGCGGCGCTTGAGCAAGAATAAAAAGCCTGTACAATTAACGCTAATTTCTAACGGAGGTCAGGAAACCATGAGTAACGATATCGATATTCCTAAATGGGACATCGCCCTTGAAGGCCTGATCAAAGAAGAACAACAGCATTTAGGGCGTGGTTTGAAACTGGACGATTTCATCCGCCTCGCCAAAGACAATGCCATTCGTTTCGATGATATTATCGTGACCTTATTGACCTTGTGTATTGAAGGGTGTTGGCAATATCACGATGCCAGCGGCAAGCCTCATCAAATTACCCAAGATGAAATGAACAGTCTGTTTGTCGCGGGGCGCATCAAACAGGAAGATATGACCGACTACGTAGGCAGCTGGTCGGCAAAATAAACCAGGTATCCACTGCTGAAGTCATGTAGTGCGCGAGTAGGGCTCAACAAAATACAAAATGCTCAATTACTCGGCGTAAATTGTGATTTTTCATTTGTTGTTGCCCTGTTCTAACTCGCTAGCCAACTTAGTCCGAGGATACTTGTGTCCAGTATGTCTCGTTGATTGGGTCGCTGTATGAGTTGCCGGATTGAATTTGACATGAAACGCCAACTATTCGCCTTTATTCTTTTCATCGCCTCACCGTGTCTGGGGATGGCTGCTACGGTATATCCAGCAATCGATGTCCAAATGACGTTGGAAAAAGTGTCTGAACATGTTTATTACGTTCAAGGCAAAGCCGGTATCGCGACGGACAATAAGGGCTTTATCTCTAATGCGGCAGTTGTCATTTCCACCAACAGTGTGTTGGTGTTTGATGCCCTGGGTTCTCCTTCCCTGGCCGCAAAGCTCGTCGAACAGATTCGACAGCTAACAGCCAAACCCATAACCACTGTTTTTATCAGTCATTATCATGCAGACCATATTTATGGTTTGCAGGTGTTGAAGGAGCAGGGTGCAACCATCTACGCGCCAAAGGGCGCCGAACGATATTACAATTCCGAATTTTCGGATGCGCGTTTGAATGAGCGCCGCAAATCGCTTTCACCCTGGATAAACAAAGACACCCGTGTGGTAAAACCCGATCAGCTATTGGAAGGCGATCAGGAATTCAAACTCGATGACCTCACGATGGATGTGATTCAGTTTGGTTCAGCGCATTCGGATAGTGATCTGGCCTTGTACATTAAACAGGACGACGTGCTGCTCAGCGGCGATCTGATTTTTACTGGCCGGATTCCTTTCGTGGGTGGTAACGAGATCGAAAACTGGATTGCGAAAATTGATTACCTGGCCAAGATACCCGCAAAACAAATCGTTCCCGGACATGGTGGTGTTTTTACTTCCCTGGAACAAGGCGCAGATCTCACGCGCTCGTATCTGATTCTATTACGTGATTCCATGAACGCAGCGGTAGACGATTTGATGTCTTTTGAAGATGCTTATAGCGCGGTGGACTGGCGTCGCTTCCATAAACTCCCGGCGTTTGAACGTGCCAACCGAGGTAACGCCTATCGCGTGTTTCTTGCCAGTGAGGCAAAATCGCTTAGCAAGTAAGGCATCGTTACAGGCCAAGATTGCCTTTGATTTTTGCACGCTGCTTCATAAAAAACGCCGTTCGCTTGCGCGGGTTGTGGCGCGTAGGAGCCGGCAGTGTGGCGGCAAGTTCTACGGCCTGGATCTGTGACATCATTGAGGCCGGTACGCCAAAATAGAACCGAGAAGCCGCGTCGATACCATACAAACCAGTGCCGAATTCCGCTACGTTAAGATAGATCTCCAGTATGCGTTTTTTCTTCAGATTGTTTTCCATCGAAAACGTCAGTAACAACTCGTGCACCTTTCTAAAAGGGTTGCGTGAACCGGTGAGAAAAAGATTCTTCACCGTTTGTTGCGAAATCGTGCTCGCGCCATAGACGAACGCTTTGCGTTGCCAGTTATATTCCATGGCCTTGCGAAAGGCCTCTGTGTCGATTCCGCTATGCTCAAAAAACCGCGAATCTTCGGCAGCAAGTACTGCCTGGAGCATAGAGGTTGGAATATGGTCGAAACCTACTGGTCGCCAACGCAGCCGCGGTAAGTTTGGGTTTTGCGAGGACTCGCGCTCATACGCGTGTATGAATCGGGATTTTGGTATGTCTCCCGAAACATACCACTTCCACTCAGGCCAAATGCCGATCAGGTATCCGATGTCCAACAAAATAACGACCAGGAATATACGCACGCCCCAGCGTATCGCTTGCGCGATACGCGGAAACATGGCGACGAATTTCTGCCAATGTTGCCGTATTCGTTGCCAGGATTGCTTTGTAGGTCGTTTTTTAGCCATAGGACATTCTCCGTACCTGTTTCGACAAGCAAACCTGAGTCCTAAACCCGAATTTCCAGCACGATCGGTTGTAACGTAAACCAATGTAATAAATTCATTTTCTTCAACAAAAGGTAAAGAAAAGCTTTGAATCGGTCGAAAAAATCATAAGGGGAACGGCGTAAAGCCAGATATAGGGCGTAAAACAAGTGCTTACGTATACCAGACATAGAGGAATCACGCAGAATGGATAACTTTATCAAGTCAGTGGACGAAAGAACCAAGCTGGCTGGGGCGAATCGCCTGGAGGTATTGTTATTTAGCCTGGGTACGGATCGTAAGACCGGTGTTCAAGAGGTCTTCGGCATCAATGTATTCAAAGTCAGGGAAGTCATGCATACCCCTAAGATTACTCAGGCACCGGATATGCCTCCAGCGGTAATGGGTTTAGTCAGTCTGCGTGGCACCATGGTGCCGGTACTGGACGTGGCCAAGTTCTGCAATATGGACGCAGTGGAAGAGCCCAAAATCCTGATCGTCACCGAATACAACAAACAGACGCAGGGATTGCTCGTTAGCTCAGTCGAACACATTTTGCGCATGGAATGGAATGACATCAAGGTTCCTCCTTCGATGCTGGCTAGCAGAATGGGTGGATTAATAACGGCGGTTACCGAACTGGAAGACAAGCGTATCGTGATGATACTTGACGTAGAGCGTATCCTTGCGGAGACAGCCGCTGCCGGTAATGATATCGACGAGTTCCAGGAACTGGATGAACTGGAAAAAGAAGTCCATGTGCTTTATGCCGACGACTCATCTATGGCGCGTAAGCAAATCGAAAAGACGCTGGATCAGCTGGGCGTGAAATATGTTGCAGCGCGCAACGGTATGGAAGCCTGGGAAAAACTCGAAGAAATAGCCGAAAGAGCGCAGTCCACACACATGCCGACATATAAGTTACTGCAGGCGATTATCACCGACGTGGAAATGCCCGAGATGGATGGCTATGTCTTAACGCGAAAAATCAAAAATGACGTGCGCTTCAATGGCATTCCCGTCATCATGCACTCCTCTTTATCCGCCGATGCCAATGTGCATATGGGTAAGAGCGTCGGTGCCGATATCTATGTTGCCAAGTTTAGCCCGAAAGAATTGACAGCGGCATTAAAGCCCTTGATTCCGGATTGAACACAATTACATTTCCAGCTATTTCTTCTTGAATTAATCTCCTCCTCTTACCAAAATAGAGCTTCCATTAAATAAGGGAGTTTCTCCATGTCGCATTATGTTGTTATTTCTGCATTGGGCGAAGATCGCAGCGGGATAGTCAAAGGTCTCTCCAAACGCATCCTCGATTGCGGCGGAAATATCGCTGAAAGCAGAATGGCAGTTCTCGGTGGAGAGTTCACAATTGTCATGCTGGTGCAAGGCGTTGAGAGCGCCGCAGACGCAATCGAACAACACAGCCAGAAATGGGGCGACGAACTCGGTCTTGTCATACACACCAAACGCACCAGACCGCGTACAGTTGACGCTGCATCACTGAATTACCAGGTGGAAGTGGTATCGATGGATCATCCTGGCATCGTGCACGACATAACGGATTTTCTTTCTTCGCGGGATATCAATATACAAGAGCTGGAAACCCACTCCTATGCGGCTGCCCATACGGGCACGCCGATGTTCGCCGTGAATATACAAATCAGCGTGCCCGCTGTGCTTAGCGTGGGAAAATTTAAACGCGAATTTCTCGACTTTTGCGACAGCCTAAACCTCGACGGTCAAATCGAGGCGCAACGCTGATTTTCATAGGCGGAAGGCGCGTGGGTAAATAGGAAAAACTATGGTAGTATCGGCGCCTTTCACGACACACGGAAACCCGGGACCATGAACCACGCCATCCTGTTAGGGGTCAATATCGACCATGTCGCTACCTTGCGTCAGGCAAGGGGGACACGATATCCGGACCCGATTCAGGCTGCTATAGAAGCAGAGCAGGCGGGCGCGGATGCGATCACTTTGCATCTACGCGAAGATCGCCGTCATATTCAGGAGCGGGACGTCGTGATGCTCAAAGACATCCTGCAAACGCGGATGAATCTGGAAATGGCAGTTACCGATGACATGA is part of the Gammaproteobacteria bacterium genome and harbors:
- a CDS encoding glycine cleavage system protein R; translated protein: MSHYVVISALGEDRSGIVKGLSKRILDCGGNIAESRMAVLGGEFTIVMLVQGVESAADAIEQHSQKWGDELGLVIHTKRTRPRTVDAASLNYQVEVVSMDHPGIVHDITDFLSSRDINIQELETHSYAAAHTGTPMFAVNIQISVPAVLSVGKFKREFLDFCDSLNLDGQIEAQR